The Lycium barbarum isolate Lr01 chromosome 10, ASM1917538v2, whole genome shotgun sequence genome includes a region encoding these proteins:
- the LOC132615614 gene encoding leucine-rich repeat receptor-like protein kinase PXL1, protein MKSIHLFCLLFFLFVSSNGDEVSTLLAIKSSLVDPMDHLKDWNGSSSSFLDHCKWSGVFCNSKSYIEKLDLSNMNLSGIVSDQIQRLESLSSLNLCCNDFSTSLPKSLANFTSLKSIDVSQNNFVGKFPAGLGMAIGLRYLDASSNNFEGFLPEDLGNATLLEVMDFRGSFFKGSIPVSFKNLQNLKFFGLSGNNLSGEIPRELGELNAVETIILGYNQFEGSIPAEFGNLSNLQYLDLAVGTLSGQIPAELGKLKNLTTVYLYQNSIEGKIPAEIGNITSLVYLDLSNNNISGEIPNELAGLKNLQLLNLMCNNLTGPIPTKLGELENLEILELWQNSLNGTLPVNLGKNSPLQWLDVSSNSLTGEIPPGLCDSGNLTKLILFNNSFSGPIPLGLSNCSSLVRVRIQNNLLSGIIPIGFGTLPILQRLELAKNNLTGEIPVDFTLSTTLSFIDVSSNHLESSLPSSILSIPSLQTFIVSNNNLKGNIPDQFQDCPSLSLLDLSSNHFSGKIPQSIASCEKLVNLNLRNNQFSGEIPIHIATLPTLSILDLSNNSLVGKIPIDFGSSPALEMLNLSYNKLEGPVPINGILMTINPNDLIGNAGLCGGILPPCSQSRLTVTASKTHHVNHIIMGFIVGISVILAVGIIVLAGRLMYNRWYLCNSFFKDFGFNKNNSEWPWRLVAFQRLNFTSTDILACLKESNVVGIGGNGIVYKAETQRPHSVVAVKKLWRSSDGDIEAGDDLFAEVDLLGKLRHRNIVRLLGYLHNETDVMMLSEYMPNGNLGAALHGKEAGTMLVDWLSRYNVALGVAHGLAYLHHDCHPPVIHRDVKSSNILLDSDFEARIADFGLARMMLHKNETVSMVAGSYGYIAPEYGYTLKVDEKSDIYSYGVVLLELVTGKMPLDSSFGDQSIDIVEWVRRKVNNKASEEALDADVAGQCKHVHEEMLLVLKIALLCTAKLPKERPSMRDIITMLGEAKPRRKSICQSWGYNGTSTANKDKLIFAHSPVVGLL, encoded by the exons ATGAAAAGTATTCATCTTTTTTGCTTGTTGTTTTTCTTGTTTGTTTCATCAAATGGGGATGAAGTTTCTACATTGTTAGCTATAAAGTCCAGTCTTGTTGATCCAATGGATCACCTCAAAGATTGGAATGGAAGCTCATCAAGTTTTCTTGATCATTGTAAATGGAGTGGTGTCTTTTGCAACTCCAAAAGCTATATAGAGAAACTTGACTTGTCAAACATGAATCTCAGTGGCATTGTTTCAGATCAAATTCAAAGGCTGGAAAGTCTATCTTCACTCAATCTTTGCTGCAATGATTTCTCCACTTCATTGCCAAAGTCGTTAGCCAATTTCACTTCTTTAAAGAGCATTGATGTGAGCCAAAACAACTTTGTTGGCAAGTTTCCTGCTGGTCTTGGAATGGCTATTGGCTTGAGATATCTCGATGCTTCTAGCAATAACTTTGAGGGGTTTCTCCCTGAGGATCTTGGAAATGCCACGTTGCTCGAAGTCATGGATTTTCGAGGGAGTTTTTTCAAAGGTTCAATACCTGTATCTTTCAAGAATCTGCAGAATTTGAAGTTTTTTGGCCTATCTGGGAATAATCTTTCCGGAGAGATCCCTCGGGAGCTTGGTGAGTTGAATGCTGTGGAGACTATAATTCTTGGATACAATCAATTTGAAGGTTCTATTCCAGCTGAGTTTGGTAACTTAAGTAACCTTCAGTATCTTGACTTAGCTGTTGGCACTTTAAGTGGTCAAATTCCAGCTGAATTAGGTAAGCTGAAGAACCTGACCACAGTTTACTTGTATCAAAACAGTATTGAAGGGAAGATTCCAGCTGAAATTGGAAATATCACATCTTTAGTTTACTTGGATCTTTCTAACAACAACATTTCTGGGGAGATTCCAAATGAGTTAGCAGGTTTGAAGAATTTGCAGCTGCTAAATCTCATGTGCAATAACTTAACTGGTCCCATTCCAACCAAGCTTGGTGAGTTAGAAAATCTTGAGATTCTTGAACTATGGCAAAATTCTTTAAATGGAACTTTGCCAGTGAATCTTGGAAAAAATTCTCCCTTGCAATGGTTAGATGTTTCTTCGAATTCCCTGACAGGTGAGATCCCTCCTGGCTTGTGTGATTCTGGCAATTTAACAAAGCTCATTCTCTTTAACAATTCCTTCTCTGGACCAATCCCATTAGGCCTCTCTAATTGTTCTTCACTCGTCCGAGTTAGAATCCAAAATAATCTTCTTTCGGGCATAATTCCGATTGGCTTTGGAACACTTCCTATCCTCCAAAGATTGGAATTGGCTAAAAACAATCTCACTGGTGAAATTCCTGTGGATTTCACTCTGTCTACTACTCTTTCTTTTATCGATGTCTCCTCGAACCACCTTGAATCATCTTTGCCTTCTAGCATTTTGTCCATTCCTAGCCTGCAAACCTTTATAGTCTCCAATAACAATCTTAAAGGAAACATTCCTGACCAATTCCAAGATTGTCCTTCCCTATCTTTGCTTGATCTTTCAAGCAACCATTTCTCAGGGAAAATTCCTCAGAGTATTGCTTCATGTGAAAAGCTAGTGAATCTTAATCTAAGAAACAACCAATTCAGTGGTGAAATCCCAATTCACATTGCCACATTGCCAACTTTATCTATTCTTGATTTATCAAACAACTCCTTAGTTGGAAAAATACCAATAGACTTTGGTAGCTCTCCAGCTCTAGAAATGCTTAATCTATCCTACAACAAGCTTGAGGGTCCAGTTCCAATAAATGGGATACTCATGACCATTAATCCCAATGATCTGATAGGAAATGCTGGTCTTTGTGGTGGCATACTTCCACCGTGTTCTCAAAGTCGTCTCACCGTCACGGCTTCAAAGACTCATCATGTCAATCACATAATCATGGGATTCATTGTTGGAATCTCGGTTATCTTAGCTGTTGGAATCATTGTTCTAGCAGGGAGATTGATGTACAACAGATGGTACTTGTGCAACAGCTTTTTCAAAGATTTTGGGTTCAACAAGAACAACTCAGAATGGCCTTGGAGGCTTGTAGCATTCCAGAGGCTTAACTTCACAAGTACTGATATTCTGGCTTGCCTAAAAGAGTCAAATGTGGTAGGCATTGGTGGCAATGGCATTGTCTACAAGGCTGAGACTCAGAGGCCGCATTCTGTTGTAGCAGTTAAAAAGTTATGGAGATCATCAGATGGAGACATTGAAGCAGGAGATGATCTCTTTGCAGAGGTAGATCTTTTAGGGAAGCTTCGTCACAGGAACATTGTTAGGCTATTAGGCTATCTTCACAATGAGACTGATGTCATGATGTTATCTGAATACATGCCTAATGGAAATCTTGGTGCTGCTTTGCATGGAAAAGAAGCTGGAACAATGCTCGTAGATTGGTTGTCGAGATACAATGTTGCCCTCGGTGTTGCTCATGGCCTCGCGTATCTTCACCATGATTGCCATCCACCAGTCATACATCGCGATGTCAAGTCAAGCAACATTCTCCTAGATTCAGATTTTGAGGCAAGAATTGCAGATTTTGGCTTGGCAAGGATGATGCTTCACAAGAATGAGACTGTTTCTATGGTGGCAGGATCATATGGCTATATAGCACCAG AATACGGATACAcattgaaggttgatgagaaGAGCGACATATACAGCTATGGGGTGGTGCTTTTGGAGCTTGTGACTGGAAAAATGCCATTAGACAGTTCGTTCGGAGATCAATCGATTGACATTGTAGAATGGGTTAGAAGGAAAGTAAACAACAAGGCATCAGAAGAAGCATTAGATGCTGATGTAGCTGGCCAATGTAAACATGTACATGAAGAGATGCTTCTTGTCCTAAAGATTGCACTTCTTTGCACTGCTAAGCTTCCCAAAGAAAGGCCATCAATGAGAGACATTATAACAATGCTTGGAGAGGCAAAACCAAGAAGGAAAAGCATTTGCCAGAGTTGGGGTTATAATGGTACTAGTACTGCTAACAAAGACAAGTTAATCTTTGCACATTCACCAGTTGTAGGCCTTCTATAA